The genomic DNA ACTGCGGTCCTTCCAGGCAGACTTCCATGACAGTTGCAGGGCAGCGTGTCTGGAGGAAATATAAGAAAGGACAtgattgtcacacacacacacacacacacacacacaggtataaaAGTACATTATTCCCTCTGAGAAGTCGTGGAGTAGTATGAAGTATGAAGTTGCATAccacgggaaaaaaaaagtacttcaaATGTGTACATATCAACGTTCTTTGCTAAATTCCACCACTGAATGTCGTCAACACACCTCGCACGATGAGGCGAAAGCCAGCTCATTATAACAGCTCTGCTGCTGAACTCACCGTCCACCATGTTTCCCAGTTTGAGGAAGACCCTCTCCTCACACCACTGACAGTGGACCAGTTTCCGCAACTTCTTCGCCGACTCATCGGCCTGCGTAGGACCTCTGAGGACTCTCACCACCACCAGGACAAAGTGCTCCAACGCCACTGCCAGCAGCACCTCGATGCCTTTGTTACAGCGAGCCGCCGCTCTACAACAGACAGCCAGGATTACATGTCCTTTGAGCCCAAGTATCACATCAGGGACAGACGCACGCCACAAGTTTAAAAAGTCCTACCTGGCAACGGTGGCCAGCACCATGCGCGCGGCCAGCTCTTTGTAGTACTCGGTGCGCACGATGTGACAGCCGTAGTGACGCAGGGTGACGTTAGGCGTCTTGGAGTACAGAGAGCTTGTGTCCGTGGATGTCACAGAGATGATGCCCAGGTTACGGACGTTCCTGAAGGCGGCGTCCAGGTAGTTCACTGCCGTCCCGAACGGATCCATGTGGCTGAAGGATCCAAGAGAGAAAGTGACTGATTCAATCCCTTAACGGCAAACATGTAGgaagcattcatttattttgcagaatttagaaaaaagaaaaacaacttgtgCATCCAGACTCAACCTCTTTTATAGATAAAGAAATATGtctaaactatatatatatatatatatatatatatatatatatatatatataatatatatatatatatatatatatatgtgtgtatatatacacacacaagccacAGAATGAAAGAGTTGATgggtctttttattttttttattagcctttatttaaccaggtcggtcctgttgagatacaatgacctctttttcaagggaagcctggccaagacagcagcatagaatAATTGCAACGGTcaaaagacacaacagaaatcacataacacagataaaatacattaaaaaagataaggcaacaggactaaagctccggattcacaccaaaacaagaacaagtgcgGTATGAAGCCGCCCCAATTTCTCTCACACGAGTCTTCAAAGTTTCAAGGTTGATGAGCTCCTTTAAACTTTAGAgttttttgcagtgcattccaagcagcaggtgcagcgaACTTAAAACAGTGCTTACCAAATTTAGAGTGAACTTTGgagataattaataaataaaactcattGGAATGTAAGCAATAATTGCTCTGGGATTTAATGATGTAGTTACATAAGTTACATAAGTAACATAAGTAACGTAGTCATGTTcttcaataaaaaacagaaatgactGAAAGACAGATatcatcaattaattaattcaatttcAGATATAGTTCATCCGATTCAAGCTGCTACTTTTGCATTTATGTTATATTTGTCTTATTGTAAACAAAAGCCATGTTCAGCCTCAAACCAACAAgcaactgacttcctgtctgtggctctcagctCCAAGCCCATTGGTTCCTACAGGAGGCGTGTATTTGAATTAAAACACCTCACAAATATAAagtttcataaaaaataaaaaaaaactgcttaaaCAGCTGGTGCCTGTAGTTTTTGATCAAACAAACAGAagtaaaaagtgcatttttgGGGGACTATTGGGGGGGACTATTTTCatggtaatgaaggaacattacACATGTTTTTATGTACTAAAGGATAAATTATCACAAtgatcacaaacacatttcagaaaGTATAAATCCAGGACTATATTTAGTGACCAACAAGCTAAATCCATCACAAACCCTTCCTACTTACATGTAGTCAAAGGGCCACAGGTGCATGGTGACGTTGGCGTCCATCTTGACGACCTCCACCGTGGCGACGGGCGCTCCCTCGACTTCGCTGCCGGCCCCGTCGGGTCCCCGGGGGACTCGAGAGCCCCGTGAGCCTCCATCCACCCGGATCTGGTTGAGCTCGCAGTTCTCTTTGATCATTTTGATGCACGTGTCGCTGATATCGGTTATGGTGACTTTGACGGCGTTACGAAGGTGCTTCGCCCACTGGAGGCCCATAATCCCTGAGAGAGAGGAAACGTACAGCAGACACACGGTGGAGGTGTAACGCTGGAGCGACGGTCTGGGGACATTTTATCAACAAATATTTACAGGGCCGTTTTTATTGTTTCCGGAGAAACTTTCTGTCCCACCTGTGGCTCCAAAAGCGTCCAGACACTCAAGCGGGTTTCTCTCCTCGGCCAGAACCGCCAGCGAACAGAACACCAGCtgcctgaaacacacaaacaaacaaacaaacaaacaaacttggCCTTCAAAGGATGTTCACATGAAGCTGCGAAGcacaaatgtgcatttgtgGTTCGTGTCAGGACTTGTGAGTGCGTGCCGACCTGTTGGTCTTCATCTTGGGGTTGAAGTAAGTGTCGCTCTTCTGCGGCGTGGTGTGGTTCGGGAGGAGCTGCACGTTGGTTCCAAGTTCTTTCATGATTTCATACGCCTGACCGGACGGAGCTGCcgaacacatttcacacattgaAATCACGCAGAAAGATCAttacttttttgtgttttgttgcacACAGTAAGGAGGAAGGAATCTCTGGGGATTAACAGACTCAAAGGGGTGACAGAGAGGGCTGTTGAGGCAGGACCTGGAATGAGGAGATCTAAAGCATGGGATTACACTCAGGGCTGTTTGGGCCAGAGGTAAGCAAGGAGTTTGAAGGACGTGGGCCTTTTTGTATCTGTCTCTTGAGTCCCAATGTGCCGAGATGGTGCCAATGCTTCTTACCCGGCTCCTCAAACGGGACGTCCGAACTCCCGGAGTAGCTGGCTTCAGTCTCTCCTTTGTTGACGTGCCGCTTCAGGTGGCTAATAATGTCCGTCTTGCGGGCGATGGTCACAGAACACACCACACAGTGGTAGTGAGCCACGTGTCTCCCCGACGCCTGGAGAACAAAACATCGGTCAATTTCAATTTAGGGGTGAAAGGAGAAACTAACCGCATCTAAAAGGGGAAGAAGGGGAGTGTCCTTAAAATGTTATTAACTGCCAATTTAGAATCTAGAAAAGGTGCACccagtagagtgcagatctctgccagggggtgtctgcaacgaccactgctgtattgtgtgagGGAATCACTATAACCCACACTTGCAGCACAACAAGATTTGCGCTTACGATACGTTTGTGAAAAGCATAAAGTGATCTGTGGCGTGCAGCTTGAAGACACCGTGTTTCTATTGTTCCAAACTGAAGGGAACTTGAGCCTGCAGACGCTTTGTGTGTCTCATTTCTCACCTGATCTCCACTGTGGCTGGGCTTCAGGTTTCTGCAGGGCAGGTGGCAGATGCACATTCTCTGGCCTGTTAAAGGTCAAGGGTCAAATGTCAACAATAGTTCATTACAATTTCATGATTTCCTAAGATgtcactttcacacacatatttgttgtATGTTTTCTGGAAATCATTACTTTTCCAGGCATCTTTCCATGTAtggccaaaagtatgtggacTGTCCACGGTTACTGGAGCTGTTCTCCATTGAATATATTATAGATTTCTTCTCAAATCTATGGAAATTACAAAGAAATTATGACAATGCCAAATATATTTCAACACTTAACTGCCCGTGACAGAGTTTTCTGGATACTGGTGTCGTTAAATGTTGCTTCTTTTTATATAGAAGCAAGAAATGTACAACGCCTTTGGACCACAGTGTTCTTGCCACTTTGTGTCAACAgcttttgtgtttgtctctttcctGTTTCAACATGCCTGTCCAGAGCTCTGACCTCAATCTCTGGGATGAACTGGACCGCCGACTGTGATCCAGACCTGATTACATTCCTACCTTCAAACTCCACATAGACTTTCCAGTGGAGGTTCTGCAGGTGTCGGCGGAGCTTGTGGCTGTAGCAAGCTTTAAACTTCTCCTCGGGACACAGAGGACACGATTTACGCCCCGCTGATGACCAGAATACACAAAATCAATAAGCTGCTTTTTCTATTAATGTcaaaaaactgtatttaaatgtcaaaatatggAAAACATGATATTTTTAAGATCAAACTCCAAAACTAGATATTTTGTTTCCGATCATGGAACGCCAAAAAGTAATACCCACTTAGAAGTTAATATTGGGGcatttttgcattaaaaaaataagtcaACATGTCCTCTAATTCGTCTCCTATATCACCTGAtttctattatttaaaaaattaaataaaacagagaaaaagagagggatgaTAAAGATTTACTGCAGAACTGAACTTACCACCATTGAGGTCAACCAGCACCTCGAGTCCATCCAATTTAGTTTGGATGGAgatgtgtctctctgtttgtggaAAAGGACATTACTTTCAAAACAAAGGTTTCATCCTTAATGTCAGTAAATATAGACGATAGAACGCCATCACTGATGTCAACCGATCAATACACAGAAACAGCATTTAATAATTCACCAGAAGTTGTGGTTGAGGGTTTGGCATCGTTGTCTTCAGCAGCTTCGGTCTTCACTGTCCGTTCTGCAGCTTGTTCACCAGCTTGTTCACCAGCTGACGGTGCATCTCcaccaccttcatcttcacagacaagttttgtttttaattatattttctttaaactatttttgattctttttttgaGTGGACCAGCTGGAACTGACAGGTACACACGGCTCATTAAAATCGTTAAACAATAGATATTAATGAGTTCAGCTTGActtgccatcagtgtgtgaatgatgacaagtagtgttaaagcgctttgagtggtcggaagaagAGCTACAAGTAAAAGGTCTCGGATAAACATGCGAGACAGTTAAGCCAACTAGCTTCCTGTTTCTGCACATCaacatctgggggggggggggggggggggtaggtcTATCAGTACAGCTGTATATTAGAAGTCTAATATACTTGCTATAGATCTGCTCCCACTGTTTGTGGACGCAACATAAATTGTTCACAAACAGCATCTTCTCGTCCCTTCTGAATCCTGCCACCCTCTGAACTTTAGCTATGGCCGGTGgactgttgttttctttcgtTCTGAAACTAAAACCACGTCGTACCGTCAACCAGCTGATGGCCGAACTGAGCGGTCCCGTAGTGCAGCTCCATGATGAGACCGTGTCACCCTAAACGGTCGTACAACACAAACCCACACTCTAGTTACGGCTCTGTGGATAGATGCACTACTGTAAGTAATAGTTAATGGCAACGGTGgcgctaatgttagctccagCGCTTTTGACGCCGTTATTGTTGACTATTTAGGTCCCATGGCGGAGCTCCGTGGTGAGGCCCTCGTTTAGTTAAGCAGTTGCAAACTGAAATTCTCCGTGAATTCACTGCGCCGCGCTGACGATGACTGAGCGACACTTTATTATCCACTCGACGGTCCAAAACGCAGCGTTCATACAACAACCGGCAGCAGTGTACTCACGTTTGATATCGGCGTCCTCCCGGTGAAGCTGAACAGCGTCTGCCTCTTTGAGCTCCGCCATTGCTAACTACAGCAGCTTACGCAGGATATGCTGCAGCGTACGTGGGTTACGTGAACTGCGTAGTTTTAAACACGTAAATTGCCGTTGAATTGAACAgaatttacacatttacaaagttacgcacgctacacacacatagcatACAATGGTCTGTGTATGTTTTGGTGACACTACACTGCATAATAATTAAGTTATGGAATGCGTTCCCCAATACAAATCATCTCAAATgaagcaaaagcaaaacaaagtcCAAGATAAATAAGCGTTGTAGTATAACCAGGAGGACCACTGATGTACGAAGTGGTTTTGGTCATACTCCACAGCACAAAGTTATTGAATATGGTTGTGATGTCTCATTTCACATTGGCGATAGTCCCTGCACACTCTTGtgctcttttgtttgtgtttgagaaCTGATCTGGGAAGTCTGAATCTGAATATATTTTGGACTAGGCTAAACCttaacatttttcttaaatatgAAATCCAGATATTGCAATTACGAGATCTTTTGTCATGAGTATgagttgttttcttcttgtgaTTTCAAAACAGTAATGCATTAAAATGTAGTGACCAAAGTTGATGAgttatgttttatgttattatgtGGCTGTAGGTTGTCAAACGCAAGAAAACGAAACTGAAGGCGAAGACagatcacaacacacacagacgcgtTCAAAGGTTTCACTACACGTCGATATTTCTAATTGATGGGAAGGTGCGGCCATAAAGATGTGATATCTTCGTTTGAATCTTTCACCCAGTGTGGCatcatgaaaaaagaaaagaagaagaaaacacctTCTAAACTATGGAAGGGCATTAAAAGAAGAACATATTATACTCCTTATCTCGTCATTATGAGTTACTTTCTCGTATGATCAGATAAGATCTCGTAATAATGAAAAAAGATAAGGTAGCCTAGTTTGGTAAATGTCGAAAGATATTCACAGATTCGAAAAAGATGGACTAATCCTACAAACATATTCAATAACTTAATTTGTCATGCAGTGCAGTGTGACCGAACTCACTTCATACATCAATGAGCTCCTCCTGGTTATGCACAACCCATTTGGGGAAATAAATTTGCTTTTGCAAAATGTTGGGTACATTGTATTGCCAAAAAATTCCAATTCAAAATTCAACAACATTATGTAAAAGAGCATTTTCCTTTTACCTCAAGGTTGGTGGTCTGATCCTCGGCTCCAAGTTGCTTCCTGGTctgcttcacagcagccataCAATGGGTTTAAATTCAGAGGTCAGCTTTCATGGACCAGATATGACCTTGTAATAAGGTTGAACTTTCCCAGTTTAACCAGGAGGAGACCATCAATGTGTGGTTTTGGTGACacacaaattgtaaagccctctgaggcaaatttgtaatttgtgatattgggctatacaaaataaactgaattgaattgaatatttctAATCGATGGGAAGGTGCGGCCATAAAGATGTGATATCTTCGTTTGAATCTTTCACCCAGTGTGTcatcatgaaaaaaagaaaagaagaagaaaacacctTTCTAAACTATGGAAGAGCATTAAAAGAAGAACATATTATACTCCTTATCTCGTCATTATGAGTTACTATCTCGTATGATCAGATAAGATCTCGTAATAATGAAAAAAGATAAGGTAGCCTAGTTTGGTAAATGTCGAAAGATATTCACAGATTCGAAAAAGATGGACTACAAACATATTCAATAACTTAATTTTCTCATGCAGTGCAGTGTGACCGAACTCACTTCATACATCATTGAGCTCCTCCTGGTTATGCACAACCCATTTGGGGAAATAAATTTGCTTTTGCAAAATGTTGGGTACATTGTATTGCCAAAAAATTCCAATTCAAAATTCAACAACATTATGTAAAAGAGCATTTTTCCTTTTACCTCAGGTTGGTGGTCTGATCCTCGGCTCCCAAGTTGCTTCCCTGGTctgcttcacagcagccataCAATGGGTTTAAATTCAGAGGTCAGCTTTCATGGACCAGATATGACCTTGTAATAAGGTTGAACTTTCCCAGTTTAACCAGGAGGAGACCATTGATGTGTGGTTTTGGTGACACTACACTGCATAATAATTAAGTTATGGAATGCATTCCCCACTACAAATCATCTCAAATgaagcaaaagcaaaacaatttcCAAGATAAATATATGTTGTATAACCATGAGGGGACCACTGATGTACGAAGTGGTGTTGGTCCCACTGCACAGCATGACATGCAAAgtcatttaatatttttgtgaTATATCTTTGTGATAATCTTTTGCACCTTGTCGACAGTCCATGCGCACTCGtgctcttttgtttgtgtttgaggaaCCGGTCTGGGAAGTCTGAATCTGAATATCTTTTGGACTTAACTTGTTTTCTTAAttatgacattttgattttgtacTCACGAGATATGTTGTCATAAGTAAGAGTTCCTTTCTTGTGATTACAAAACAGTAACGCATGACTCAGAAGATAAAAATGTAGTTTGGTATGTTTCAGTTCCATGAGATGTGGCTGTAGGTTTTCAATCCGGGGAAACGAAACTGAAGGCGAAGACAGATCACAACACGTTCAAATGCGTTCAATGGTTTCACAACACGTCGATATTTCTAATCGATGGGAAGGTGCAGCCATAAATATGTGATATCTTGGGGTTTGAATCTTTCTCCCCGTGTGGCGTCATGTGCTgcaagaagaaggaaggagagaaaacacaatcaCGACATTTGATGAGTTGAGTTTCAGACTTATCAGACTTCCATTCCCGGAAAACGAAAGTCAAGGAGAGTGTTTATGGTTTCCACGCAATTGCTTCGCCCCGCCTCGCCTCGGGGTGTTTGTGAACATTTAAAGCTGCGTGCTCAGCAACATCTCGTTATTCTACCTGCGAGCATCAGGAGCAGGAACCAGCCGCACTAACTTAGAGAACTGACCGAGTTGAGGAAACAGCTGCATGATGAGGTGAGGAGATGTTTCTGCATTGCATATCATTATTGGAGTAAATCATTAGctccattatgtttttttttatatatctacTCATTGTTTATTACCATTATGGATCCTTCAAGACATTGATGATGtaaaccagtggttcccaaactttttctgtcaagaccccctttgatgatataggaacattggacgcccccccccccccccccccccccccccccccccccccccccccccccccccccccccccccccccccccccccccccccccccccccccccccccccccccccccccccacaacccgacccaaatttttcttggtttttaatgaattgcattataatgcatgaactgtataaaatatttttatttctttctaaaataagtacatatcacttcacagtttattcttcagtttgtttaactgggaaaaaaaatagcaataataaaatatatataaaataaaaaatatataaaataatttgtaaatACAATTAACTTAATTTCAAACAAAGTGCAAACAACATATAGAAGTTCCATCGGATTTGCGCTTTAGAAcagtcacaaatctgtccatctttgtacatacttccttctcttatctttatctttctttgtcgctccgtatctttctcgctttgtgtcgctgtgtgtctctctctctcgctcgcgcgtgctcgctctcgctctcgctggttttgccacagtcggtctgtgacgtgagccgctctggtggcgtggttggaacacagtgcatgtcacgtcggttattttatattgttttaccggtgtatgtgtgcgtctgtgtgtgtgggttggtgatgaagccgcgacccccctgtagtaccaccgcgacccccctaggggtcgcgacccccactttgggaaccactgatgTAAACACTGTTGTTCAGTCtgatgtttctttttccttcttccctttcagTCAGTGCCACAGAggttataaataataatttaaaaaagaacgtCTTTTACTAAACAATTATTACTGAtcagttgttttctttaagttTCATCCCACACTTCCAAGAATATAATTCTGGTGGagaaatgttaaatgtattttattttccatatttATACTCACATGTAATTGCTTGTTCTCCTCTGTGGCTCAcaccttcctttccttttcttccttccttccttccttacttCTTTCagacatcttttctttcttccttcccccttttttctccACACCTACCTCACTCTATTTCTTCCTTACTCATCAACATCATCCTACCTttctttacacatttatttattcattacatactttgttcatttttgtgttttctttcagcttTTGTTTCTTCTACTTTTTCTTTCCAGCCGTGCTATTCCTATCTTCTCATACTTCTTTCCTTATCCATTCCTTCTTTCATTACTCCTTCCTGTCCATTCGATgcaccctcctccatttctaATTCCCCCCTCCTATTCTACCGTTCTCCCGTTTTACGCCATCGAGCAAATTATATGAACCTAGTGATGTCTTTTAATATTTGGTCTTTTTATTCCCCATCAGTACTGCTCAGAGTAAAAAAAGTCTAGTGGCAAAACTGGAGGCCCTCCAGTGCCACTTCACCTGGAATCTGGAGCCCAACAAGACCAAACTTTTACGTCTCAATGACAAGCTGGTGGACATTGGCACGGAGGAGGGAAACAGCTGGCTGGGTCACATCTACAACCTGCAGGGGTTCATTCAGTACAAGCTGGGCTCCACCGAAGACGCCCAGAATTTCTTCAACAGGGCTGCGGAGGCCTTCCGCCAGATGAGAAAAGCAGATGACGGTCCCTGGTTAGTGGTGAACTACGGGAACCTGGCCTGGCTGCACTACCACCTGGGAGACCAGGCAGAGAGCGAGGCCTACCTGTCAAAGGTAGACGCCCTGATGAAGAAATACCCATCACCATCGCAGGACGAGCTCAATGCAGAGACCTACGCTGAGAAAGCCTGGACCCTGATGAAGTTCAGCACAGACAAAGAGCTGGTGGCAGATTACTTCCAGAAAGCCATCGAGATGCAGCCGGACATGGTGGAGTGGAACACCAGTTACGTCATAGGGTTAGTGAGTGCCTTTAAGCACAGCGACACAGGGCTGCGGCTGACATCTGGAGAAGATGAGAGTCGCCAAGGAACAGGATCCAGAGAACCTGTACCTTGCTGCTTACTACCTTGAGCAATgtgcaaagaaaagagaagacgtTAAAGATGAAGCGCGTGAGTTGGCCGGAAAGGTTTTGAGAAATCCCGTCAGCAGCTACAATGGTATGAAAGCGATCCTAAGGGTTTACAGAAACTTCGTATCTATTGATGAGGCCATTGATCTGGCAGAGGAGGCTCTGGAACACCATCCAGATGAGCGCTATCTGAAGAGATGCGCTGCACTCTGTCTAAAATGGAAGATCATTTTTTTCAGAGACAGTGGCCCAAAGAAATGCACGACAGACAGAGCAGTCAGTCTCCACGAGGAGGTGATTTCTCTCTACCCTCATTCTTCACTTGTAAAGAAAATAGACCTCGCAAATATATACGCAAAGTCCCATGACGGCATGGCTCAAGCTGAGCAGATGTACCAGGACCTGCTAAGAAGGAGGGATCTGGAACCTGCAGACAAACAGGTCCTCTACAACCACTACGCAAAATATTTAAACTTCGATCGAGAGGATCGCAACAAGTCGGCACAGTATCACATGAAGGCAGCAGCGATACCGATACAATCCTTTTATCGTGCGAACAGCATCAAAGTTCTGGAGAAGATCAAAAATAGAAGCAGGAACCGTAGACAAATTGAAACGTTTCTGGAAAACCTGCCAGAGCCATAGTGTTTTTTCATagttctggaaaaaaaaggtattgcattacctaaaaaaaaatctgaaaatactTAGACATTGATTAGTTGTATCCTTTCAAAAGGCaggtgtttttatatttttgtagtCAACgggtcttttaaaaaacatccaCTGTGGACATGTCTAAATGTCATTACCATAACTAAATATTACTTGGTTTACTACAATAGATCTTGATCAGATGTTGTGTTTGTTATATTCCTGTTATGTGTTTTTCTCCTCTTAGCACTGTATTGTAAGGTCACGTAAGAGCATTTATACTTCTACCCCTATCAGCATATGAAATCTGCTTTGCTGCATGTCAAATATGAAATTCTCTCATAATGTAATAGTCAATTTGATGCACCCTGTAAACTGTATATTACAGCCAAATGCAACTGAGTGTATGGATAGAAAGTATGTCAAGCTGTGTCTCAGTTGTACACAAGTGCCTACTAatactattaaatataaaatgtgtacaCTAAGACATCTTCAAGTCGTGTTCTTTTTTTGCTGGTTACTATACAATAAATTCATGTACTCTACACAATATTGCAGTACTCTAGACAGTGAGCTGATGGATTTTAATCAAGCTACAGCTCTTGAAAGCTACTGCCAAAGATCATTTTTGGTTTAATTAAACAACCCCGTCAGTGTGAGGTGGTAACCAAACAGGTTACACCGGAAGGTGGCTGCAGAGCGGCATAAAGGTGTCTGCAGGTAAGCGCTGTTCATATCGACACTCTGTACACAAGTGTCTTTAAAATAATGCACCCCAAGTTAATATTTGTGTCAGTGACGAATAAAGCTTCTAAAAATCTAATTGGATGTAatgcacatttttttgtgtggaacTGTCTCAACAAGTCTCATTTGTTAAATAACTTATGTAAAGtggttaaatgtatttttaacagtattcttttactttttaacgtgctaaaaaatatatacatatttgtgtatacatatatcatTCTCTCTGCAATGTTTGACTTTGACAAAGTGAAGCTTGGTCTGGAAACATGCAGAGTGAGCTCACTCCTGGGGAATTatggttattatatttttataattattttaggTGTTTGAAGTGGCTGACTTATTCTTGCAGTCCAGGTCCTGTTGTATAATTTGATGTGCAGCACTATATTTGCTCAAAATGAAATGGTTCATTTATTTCAGCGAGTCACCCCAAAGCACAACAAACAGAGCAGACCGCCTCCACGAGGAGCTGATCTCTCTCTACCCGCATTGTTCACTTATGAAGAAAATAGATTCAAAGTCCAATCACGGCATGGCTCAAGCTGAGCAGATGTTCCAGGACCTGCTAAGAAGGGCTCTGGTACCTGCAAGACCAACAGGTCCTCTACAACCACTACGCAAAATGTTTACACTTAGATCGACGTGATGAAAACAAGTCGATCCGGTCTCACGTGAAGGCGGCAGCGATACGAACAATCCTCGTTAAGTAAGAGCAGCATCAGCGTTCTGGAGAAGATCAAAAGAGAAATGCAGAGTAGAGGAGTTTCTGGAGAACCTGCAACAGCCTCGTGGGTTTAACGCTAGT from Cyclopterus lumpus isolate fCycLum1 chromosome 4, fCycLum1.pri, whole genome shotgun sequence includes the following:
- the trmt1l gene encoding TRMT1-like protein, with protein sequence MAELKEADAVQLHREDADIKHEGGGDAPSAGEQAGEQAAERTVKTEAAEDNDAKPSTTTSERHISIQTKLDGLEVLVDLNGAGRKSCPLCPEEKFKACYSHKLRRHLQNLHWKVYVEFEGQRMCICHLPCRNLKPSHSGDQASGRHVAHYHCVVCSVTIARKTDIISHLKRHVNKGETEASYSGSSDVPFEEPAPSGQAYEIMKELGTNVQLLPNHTTPQKSDTYFNPKMKTNRQLVFCSLAVLAEERNPLECLDAFGATGIMGLQWAKHLRNAVKVTITDISDTCIKMIKENCELNQIRVDGGSRGSRVPRGPDGAGSEVEGAPVATVEVVKMDANVTMHLWPFDYIHMDPFGTAVNYLDAAFRNVRNLGIISVTSTDTSSLYSKTPNVTLRHYGCHIVRTEYYKELAARMVLATVARAAARCNKGIEVLLAVALEHFVLVVVRVLRGPTQADESAKKLRKLVHCQWCEERVFLKLGNMVDDTLPCNCHGSLPGRTAVQLGPLWSGPLFNTGFLRRMLSAAVQHSMDDIQTLIKNLICESDCTTLKALVHGPAALTNQVECGVVIKTLQSGAESGPAEPSGKRKTGEESGNVLKKIKTDGSLAHPPFYYSIHRHSIRGMNMPKLNKFLQYLTEAGFRVSRTHFDPTGVRTDATLEQFKSVLTKYSVPTYTTATQTSVSAEKTV
- the LOC117729687 gene encoding LOW QUALITY PROTEIN: interferon-induced protein with tetratricopeptide repeats 5-like (The sequence of the model RefSeq protein was modified relative to this genomic sequence to represent the inferred CDS: inserted 2 bases in 1 codon), producing MMSTAQSKKSLVAKLEALQCHFTWNLEPNKTKLLRLNDKLVDIGTEEGNSWLGHIYNLQGFIQYKLGSTEDAQNFFNRAAEAFRQMRKADDGPWLVVNYGNLAWLHYHLGDQAESEAYLSKVDALMKKYPSPSQDELNAETYAEKAWTLMKFSTDKELVADYFQKAIEMQPDMVEWNTSYVIGLVSAFKHSDTGLRLTXLEKMRVAKEQDPENLYLAAYYLEQCAKKREDVKDEARELAGKVLRNPVSSYNGMKAILRVYRNFVSIDEAIDLAEEALEHHPDERYLKRCAALCLKWKIIFFRDSGPKKCTTDRAVSLHEEVISLYPHSSLVKKIDLANIYAKSHDGMAQAEQMYQDLLRRRDLEPADKQVLYNHYAKYLNFDREDRNKSAQYHMKAAAIPIQSFYRANSIKVLEKIKNRSRNRRQIETFLENLPEP